The proteins below come from a single Candidatus Kirkpatrickella diaphorinae genomic window:
- a CDS encoding ComEC/Rec2 family competence protein has translation MKGFAARILEEVERILAESWRRLLAWMPLLWCVGIAIYFRPRHEPGFVFSMAFMAAGLLITLLKWHACIFRCAGIATILIAGGFLAARWDAHSRPPMPYLPRHAVEISGRICGISLLAPREEGQEATRRVRLCHVLLHDWLNAGMAPMRRDLLIRLKPQDVTPLASGQMVRVRAMLRPPPWPVYPGARDLQREAWFSGEAGRGYALDFVQPMAPKRAFLNREGMASLREKVARRIAQHLSGQVGAIAQTILCGETGGLSRHTRDIYAASGLAHLLAVAGLHLGLVMGFTLFLFRHALALWPRAALNWPCREIAFGAAWLMGVCYVALTGAHLPALRSLGMATLVVLALMTGRQALSLRSWALVAMALLIARPSIALDVSFQMSFAAVLALITGYEKLRPLMRRLHHRRDVLAKMRIHLIMLTATSFFAGLATLPIVAAHFNVVQPWFILANIVAVPIAAIFIMPMGVMALLAMPFHLEGGFLQVMRYGITSINALAEWVTHFPMAQISIPHAPDWAMLVYGVSLCFLCLVRSAWRLAALLGIAVVVASPWLVTRPDILISSDAALIGVRRGHALYMTKPGFMQKGTAQKWLDDFSLKARLFDDLRHDPEMNCDGDLCLLNVAGREALFNVAGLRRASSRRRADFCFRSVVKINVAPARPLCHEAGQIDRFHAWREGATAIYMGASPPRLVTDISWRGARLWVPLNDGQGVPNLPLAPEE, from the coding sequence TTGAAGGGCTTTGCTGCCCGTATTCTGGAAGAGGTCGAACGTATTCTGGCCGAATCCTGGCGGCGTCTCCTCGCCTGGATGCCGCTTTTATGGTGTGTCGGCATCGCCATTTATTTTCGGCCGCGCCATGAGCCGGGTTTCGTTTTTTCCATGGCCTTTATGGCCGCCGGCCTTTTGATCACCCTCCTGAAATGGCACGCTTGTATTTTTCGATGTGCGGGAATTGCCACAATCCTCATTGCCGGGGGTTTCCTCGCGGCGCGATGGGACGCGCATTCCCGACCGCCTATGCCGTATCTTCCACGCCACGCTGTTGAAATTTCGGGTCGCATCTGCGGCATAAGCCTTCTGGCCCCGCGAGAAGAGGGGCAGGAAGCGACGCGGCGCGTCCGCCTCTGTCATGTTCTTTTGCATGACTGGTTGAATGCGGGCATGGCGCCTATGCGACGGGACCTGCTGATTCGCCTCAAGCCGCAGGACGTGACGCCGCTCGCATCAGGGCAGATGGTGCGCGTGCGCGCCATGCTCCGCCCGCCGCCCTGGCCTGTTTATCCCGGTGCCCGCGATTTGCAGCGTGAGGCCTGGTTCTCGGGGGAGGCAGGTCGTGGATACGCGCTCGATTTCGTGCAGCCAATGGCGCCGAAGCGCGCGTTCCTCAATCGAGAGGGCATGGCGTCACTGAGGGAGAAAGTCGCGCGCCGCATCGCGCAGCATCTATCGGGGCAGGTGGGGGCAATTGCCCAGACCATCCTCTGCGGTGAGACGGGTGGGCTCAGCCGGCATACGCGCGATATTTACGCGGCCTCGGGCCTTGCCCATCTGTTGGCGGTGGCGGGTTTGCATCTGGGCCTCGTCATGGGCTTCACGCTGTTTTTGTTCCGTCATGCCTTGGCCCTCTGGCCCCGCGCGGCGCTTAACTGGCCGTGTCGTGAAATCGCCTTCGGCGCGGCGTGGCTGATGGGAGTTTGTTACGTTGCATTGACCGGCGCGCATCTCCCCGCTTTGCGCAGTCTCGGCATGGCGACACTCGTCGTTCTGGCGCTCATGACGGGGCGGCAGGCGCTTTCCCTGCGCTCCTGGGCGCTCGTGGCTATGGCGCTGTTGATCGCGCGCCCCTCTATCGCGCTGGATGTGTCGTTTCAAATGTCTTTCGCAGCCGTGTTGGCCCTGATCACCGGCTATGAAAAATTGCGGCCTTTGATGCGGCGGCTGCATCATCGACGGGATGTTCTGGCGAAGATGCGGATCCATCTTATCATGCTCACTGCGACCAGTTTCTTCGCGGGATTGGCGACCCTGCCCATTGTGGCGGCGCATTTCAATGTTGTGCAGCCCTGGTTCATCCTCGCCAATATCGTGGCGGTGCCGATTGCGGCGATCTTCATCATGCCCATGGGGGTCATGGCGCTGCTCGCCATGCCGTTTCATCTGGAAGGCGGGTTCCTGCAGGTGATGCGTTATGGCATCACAAGCATTAATGCGTTGGCGGAATGGGTCACGCATTTTCCCATGGCGCAGATTTCCATACCGCACGCGCCGGATTGGGCGATGCTGGTCTATGGCGTCAGTCTCTGCTTCCTGTGTCTTGTCCGCAGCGCGTGGCGTTTGGCGGCGCTGCTCGGCATCGCGGTGGTGGTGGCGTCCCCCTGGCTGGTGACGCGTCCTGACATTCTTATATCATCCGACGCTGCGCTGATCGGGGTGCGGCGCGGACACGCCCTTTATATGACGAAGCCGGGCTTTATGCAGAAAGGAACGGCGCAGAAGTGGCTGGATGATTTCTCCCTCAAAGCCCGCTTATTTGACGATCTGCGGCATGACCCGGAGATGAATTGTGATGGTGATCTCTGCCTTCTGAACGTGGCGGGCCGGGAGGCCCTGTTCAATGTCGCGGGGCTGCGTCGGGCTTCAAGCAGGAGGCGTGCCGATTTTTGCTTCAGGAGTGTCGTCAAAATCAATGTTGCGCCCGCGCGGCCCCTTTGTCATGAAGCAGGGCAGATTGACCGCTTTCATGCATGGCGGGAGGGCGCCACCGCCATTTACATGGGCGCCTCACCGCCGCGACTTGTCACGGATATTTCCTGGCGGGGCGCGCGGCTCTGGGTCCCTTTAAATGACGGGCAGGGCGTCCCCAATCTGCCCCTCGCACCGGAGGAATAA
- the nth gene encoding endonuclease III, with protein sequence MTKKQAVRFITALAHARPDAESELVYASPFELLVAVVLSAQATDKSVNKVTPSLFAAAPDPAAMALLGEEAIATHIRSIGLWRSKARNLNKLSHQLCTLHNGAVPSSRKELEALAGVGRKTANVVLNVIFGEDAMAVDTHIFRIGNRTGLAPGETPRQVEDGLRRVIPPDMLRPAHHWLILHGRYTCRARHPLCGSCPAFTPCQFPLKARNADPLPSDKRAVAANPD encoded by the coding sequence ATGACAAAAAAACAAGCGGTCCGCTTCATCACGGCGCTCGCTCATGCGCGCCCGGACGCGGAAAGCGAACTTGTTTATGCGTCACCTTTTGAGCTGCTCGTCGCCGTCGTACTCTCTGCCCAGGCAACAGACAAGTCCGTTAATAAAGTGACGCCCTCCCTCTTTGCCGCCGCGCCGGACCCGGCTGCGATGGCGCTTCTGGGGGAGGAAGCCATTGCCACACACATACGTAGTATCGGACTTTGGCGTTCAAAGGCCCGAAACTTAAATAAACTTTCCCATCAACTCTGCACCCTTCACAATGGCGCCGTCCCATCCAGCCGGAAAGAGCTTGAAGCGCTTGCCGGGGTGGGGCGCAAAACCGCGAATGTCGTCCTCAATGTGATTTTCGGTGAGGATGCCATGGCGGTCGACACCCATATCTTCCGTATCGGCAATCGCACCGGCCTGGCGCCGGGTGAAACACCCCGTCAGGTGGAAGACGGCCTGCGTCGTGTCATCCCGCCCGACATGCTGCGCCCGGCCCATCACTGGCTGATTCTGCACGGACGCTATACGTGCAGGGCGCGCCACCCACTCTGCGGCTCTTGCCCTGCCTTTACCCCCTGCCAATTTCCCTTGAAAGCCCGGAATGCCGATCCGCTGCCCAGTGACAAACGCGCTGTCGCCGCCAATCCGGATTGA
- a CDS encoding cation:proton antiporter, giving the protein MTSLGLFASLLCLATLLGIVNARTLKLPDTIGILLYALCLSIFIRVLDTMMPQLDLHSLPSRIIALADLPGNLLNGALSFLLFAGALHVDVEQIARKKWQVGALAIIGTILSVGFLSGAMWLGGQILHVNLPFLWCLLLGAIIAPTDPVSVIGMLRQLGLPASLRAVFAGESLLNDGVAIVIFGLAMSVISGQESHISFGLTVEYFALEAVGGALLGGLAGALGAFCWRLARRPQLQLLVSLSIATGAFSLAQALEMSGPIAVVVAGFCLAGRYAQKQLNAETRQMLLAFWDLIDEILNALLFMLIGLTVFSILPQRHSVTLLLLGIPLSILARAASVYLATLPVYLSGAGRLRTLIILTWGGLRGGISLSLALSLPGGTMRETLTPICYGIVVFTILAQGLTMAPVALRLYPETRR; this is encoded by the coding sequence ATGACATCTCTCGGTCTTTTTGCATCGCTCTTGTGCCTTGCGACATTGCTCGGCATCGTCAATGCGCGCACGCTGAAGCTGCCGGACACGATCGGCATTCTGCTTTACGCTTTATGCCTGTCCATTTTCATCCGTGTCCTTGACACGATGATGCCGCAGCTTGACCTGCATAGCCTGCCCAGTCGCATCATCGCCCTCGCCGATCTCCCCGGTAACCTGCTGAATGGCGCATTATCCTTCCTGCTCTTTGCCGGGGCGCTTCACGTTGATGTCGAGCAGATCGCCCGCAAGAAGTGGCAGGTCGGGGCGCTCGCCATCATCGGGACGATTTTATCTGTCGGTTTCCTGTCAGGGGCGATGTGGCTCGGCGGGCAGATCCTGCATGTCAATCTGCCTTTTTTATGGTGCCTCCTGCTTGGCGCCATTATTGCGCCGACCGATCCGGTTTCCGTCATCGGCATGTTGCGGCAGCTTGGCCTGCCAGCCTCCCTCCGCGCTGTCTTTGCGGGGGAGAGCCTTTTGAATGACGGTGTGGCCATTGTGATATTCGGGCTCGCCATGTCCGTCATTTCGGGGCAGGAAAGCCATATCAGCTTCGGTCTCACGGTGGAATATTTCGCGCTTGAAGCTGTCGGTGGCGCTCTGCTTGGCGGCCTGGCCGGGGCACTCGGCGCTTTTTGCTGGCGGCTCGCGCGCCGTCCCCAATTGCAGTTGCTCGTCTCGCTCAGCATCGCGACCGGCGCGTTCAGCCTTGCTCAGGCGCTGGAAATGTCCGGTCCCATTGCTGTTGTCGTGGCCGGGTTCTGCCTTGCAGGACGTTACGCGCAGAAGCAGCTTAATGCAGAAACGCGCCAGATGCTGCTTGCCTTCTGGGATTTGATTGATGAGATCCTCAATGCCCTGCTCTTTATGCTGATCGGCCTGACGGTCTTCTCGATCCTGCCGCAACGTCACTCCGTGACGCTACTTCTGCTCGGCATCCCGCTTTCCATTCTCGCGCGCGCGGCCAGCGTCTATCTCGCCACTCTGCCCGTTTATCTCAGCGGGGCCGGGCGGTTGCGGACGCTCATCATCCTGACATGGGGCGGTCTGCGCGGGGGGATATCCCTCTCTCTGGCCCTCTCCCTGCCCGGTGGCACGATGCGTGAGACGCTGACGCCGATCTGTTATGGTATCGTCGTTTTCACCATCCTCGCCCAAGGATTGACGATGGCACCGGTCGCGCTGCGTCTCTACCCCGAGACGCGACGATGA